One segment of Magnetospirillum sp. 15-1 DNA contains the following:
- the amrB gene encoding AmmeMemoRadiSam system protein B: MTAIRPTAVAGQFYPADFAEANRQLTAFLDGAVAAPCAGRRPKALIAPHAGWVYSGPVAAGAYALVKPFRGSYARVVLLGPSHRVAFQGMALSSADHWASPLGAVALDKDWSRLAGVPGVGVLDQAHAQEHSLEVHVPFLQATLGQFTLLPVVIGDASPDMVAGLLDALWGGPETLIVVSTDLSHYLPYEQCRSTDGATVAAIEHMNPAAIAREGACGRIPVGGLLTVAKRKGLEIVTLDVRNSGDTAGPRDRVVGYGSWALFETEETMDGQTDAIKAAGSTLVDLAWASIRHGLETGAPAAPPPDTSEGRPGVLGRPGAVFVTLTRHGNLRGCIGSVIAWRPLAEDVVDNAFKSAFKDPRFPPLRPEEMDGLTLSLSVLTPPIPMAFQDQEHMLAQLRPRVDGLIIEDGGRRALFLPSVWEQLPDKHQFLAHLKAKAGMAADHWSPGFKASRFQAVEIGK, translated from the coding sequence ATGACCGCCATTCGCCCCACCGCCGTGGCCGGACAGTTCTATCCCGCCGATTTCGCCGAGGCCAACCGGCAGCTTACCGCCTTTCTCGACGGTGCCGTTGCCGCGCCCTGCGCCGGGCGGCGGCCCAAGGCGCTGATCGCGCCCCATGCCGGCTGGGTCTATTCCGGCCCGGTGGCGGCCGGCGCCTATGCCCTCGTGAAGCCCTTCCGGGGCAGCTATGCCCGCGTGGTGCTGCTGGGCCCCAGCCACCGGGTGGCTTTCCAGGGTATGGCGCTGTCCTCGGCCGACCACTGGGCCTCGCCGCTGGGCGCCGTCGCGCTGGACAAGGACTGGTCGCGTCTGGCGGGCGTGCCCGGCGTGGGCGTGCTGGATCAGGCCCATGCGCAGGAGCATTCCCTGGAGGTGCACGTTCCCTTCCTGCAGGCCACCCTCGGCCAGTTCACCCTGCTGCCGGTGGTGATCGGCGACGCCTCGCCCGACATGGTGGCCGGGCTGCTGGACGCCCTGTGGGGCGGGCCGGAGACCCTGATCGTCGTCTCCACCGACCTCTCCCACTATCTGCCCTACGAGCAATGCCGCAGCACCGACGGCGCCACCGTCGCCGCCATCGAGCACATGAACCCCGCCGCCATCGCCCGCGAGGGAGCCTGCGGCCGCATTCCGGTGGGTGGCCTGCTGACCGTGGCCAAACGCAAGGGCCTGGAGATCGTAACGCTTGACGTGCGCAATTCCGGCGATACCGCCGGGCCGAGGGACCGGGTGGTGGGCTACGGCTCCTGGGCGCTGTTCGAGACGGAGGAGACCATGGACGGGCAGACCGACGCCATCAAAGCCGCGGGTTCCACTTTGGTGGACCTGGCCTGGGCCTCCATCCGTCACGGGCTGGAGACCGGCGCCCCCGCCGCGCCGCCTCCCGATACGTCCGAGGGGCGCCCCGGCGTCCTGGGCCGGCCCGGCGCGGTGTTCGTGACGCTGACCCGCCACGGCAATCTGCGCGGTTGCATCGGTTCGGTGATCGCCTGGCGTCCCCTGGCCGAGGACGTGGTGGACAACGCCTTCAAATCGGCCTTCAAGGACCCGCGCTTCCCGCCGCTCAGGCCCGAGGAGATGGACGGCCTCACCCTTTCGCTCTCGGTGCTGACGCCTCCAATCCCCATGGCCTTCCAGGACCAGGAGCACATGCTGGCACAGCTTCGCCCCCGTGTGGACGGGCTGATCATCGAGGACGGCGGGCGGCGCGCCCTGTTCCTGCCCTCGGTGTGGGAGCAATTGCCCGACAAGCACCAGTTCCTCGCCCATCTCAAGGCCAAGGCCGGCATGGCCGCCGATCACTGGTCGCCCGGCTTCAAGGCCTCGCGCTTCCAGGCGGTGGAGATCGGCAAGTGA
- a CDS encoding xanthine dehydrogenase family protein molybdopterin-binding subunit produces the protein MKRFGFGQSRVRVEDQRFLTGRGRYTDDLNLTGQSYGMVVRSLLPHADIAVEAEAARAMPGVLLVLTSAEMAEQGVGPMVCGFLPAGAPPPPPRPVIAGPRVRHAGEPVAFVVAETLDQARDAAEAVLVDYHSLPPIAEDAFVWEMGDAPRVTEAFGRAARVVELDLINNRLAPTAMEPRACLARPLPGGRLELTAGSQGVHEIRDHLAPVLGITPEALDVITPDVGGGFGLKISPFPEQAMALVAARMLDRPVKWTADRTESFLTDTHGRGHVSTGRLALDGDGRFLGLQVETVADLGAYISNYGAYIPTLAGTGMLTGVYDIPAFHARVRCIHTNTTPTDAYRGAGRPEAAYLIERLVEAAARDTGLSPVEIRKRNFIPPDAFPYASAGLHTYDSGEFARLMDVALERSAWAEFPARRAESEARGKRRGIGLAYYIEICGGTSGEDVGLTLTPDGRAEILVGTQSSGQGHETAYAQMVAAELGLDFDRIRVVQGDTRRIANGGGTGGSRSLSQQGGAIASAVESFIEHLRPLAASLLQAERAEFEAGHYRAAGGSVSFAQVLAETGAPLAANLRFRPPASTFPNGCHVCEVEVDPETGETEILRYTIVDDVGTVLNPLLLRGQIVGGAVQGIGQALLEHAVYDPESFQPLTSSLIDYAVPRAAHIPEFDFSTVEIPCRTHPLGLKGAGEAGTIGAAPAVINALCNALDIRHMDMPATPLAVWNILNGKLE, from the coding sequence GTGAAGCGCTTCGGTTTCGGCCAAAGCCGTGTCCGCGTCGAGGATCAGCGTTTCCTTACCGGGCGGGGCCGCTATACCGACGACCTCAATCTGACCGGTCAGTCATACGGCATGGTGGTGCGCTCGCTGCTGCCCCATGCCGATATCGCGGTGGAGGCCGAGGCGGCGCGGGCCATGCCCGGCGTGCTGCTGGTGCTCACCAGCGCCGAGATGGCGGAACAGGGCGTCGGCCCCATGGTCTGCGGCTTCCTGCCGGCCGGCGCTCCGCCGCCGCCGCCGCGGCCCGTCATCGCCGGACCACGGGTCCGCCATGCCGGCGAGCCGGTGGCCTTCGTGGTGGCCGAAACCCTGGATCAGGCCCGCGACGCCGCCGAGGCGGTGCTGGTGGACTATCATTCCCTGCCCCCCATCGCCGAGGATGCCTTCGTCTGGGAGATGGGCGACGCGCCCAGGGTGACCGAGGCCTTTGGCCGCGCCGCCCGCGTGGTGGAACTGGACCTGATCAACAACCGCCTGGCCCCCACCGCCATGGAGCCGCGCGCCTGTCTGGCCCGGCCGCTGCCCGGCGGACGGCTGGAACTGACCGCCGGCAGCCAGGGGGTGCACGAGATCCGCGACCATCTGGCGCCGGTGCTGGGCATCACGCCCGAGGCGCTGGACGTCATCACCCCCGACGTGGGCGGCGGCTTCGGCCTGAAGATCAGTCCGTTCCCCGAGCAGGCCATGGCCCTGGTGGCGGCGCGCATGCTCGACCGGCCGGTCAAGTGGACCGCCGACCGCACCGAAAGCTTCCTGACCGACACCCACGGCCGCGGCCATGTCAGCACCGGCCGGCTGGCCCTGGATGGCGACGGCCGCTTCCTGGGGCTGCAGGTGGAAACGGTGGCCGATCTCGGCGCCTATATCTCCAATTACGGCGCCTATATCCCCACCCTGGCCGGCACCGGCATGCTGACCGGGGTCTACGACATTCCCGCCTTTCACGCCCGGGTGCGCTGCATCCACACCAACACCACCCCCACCGACGCCTATCGCGGCGCCGGGCGGCCCGAGGCCGCCTATCTCATCGAGCGGCTGGTGGAGGCGGCGGCCCGCGACACCGGGCTGTCACCGGTGGAGATCAGGAAGCGCAACTTCATCCCACCCGATGCCTTCCCCTATGCCAGCGCCGGGCTGCACACGTATGATTCCGGCGAATTCGCCCGGTTGATGGACGTGGCGCTGGAACGCTCCGCCTGGGCGGAATTCCCGGCACGGCGGGCGGAAAGCGAAGCCAGGGGCAAGCGGCGCGGCATCGGGCTGGCCTATTACATCGAGATCTGCGGCGGCACCTCGGGCGAAGACGTCGGCCTGACGCTGACTCCCGACGGCCGCGCCGAAATCCTGGTCGGCACCCAGTCCAGCGGCCAGGGCCACGAAACCGCCTATGCCCAGATGGTCGCCGCCGAGCTGGGCCTCGATTTCGACCGTATCCGGGTGGTGCAGGGCGACACGCGGCGCATCGCCAATGGCGGCGGCACCGGCGGTTCGCGCTCGCTGTCGCAGCAGGGCGGCGCCATCGCCTCCGCCGTGGAATCCTTTATCGAGCATCTCCGCCCCTTGGCGGCCAGCCTCCTGCAGGCCGAACGGGCAGAGTTCGAGGCGGGCCACTACCGGGCGGCGGGCGGCTCGGTCTCCTTCGCCCAGGTGCTGGCCGAGACGGGAGCGCCGCTGGCGGCCAATTTGCGCTTTCGCCCGCCGGCCTCGACCTTTCCCAACGGCTGCCATGTCTGCGAGGTGGAGGTCGACCCCGAAACCGGCGAGACCGAGATCCTGCGCTACACCATCGTCGACGACGTGGGCACCGTGCTCAATCCGCTGCTGCTTCGGGGCCAGATCGTCGGCGGCGCCGTCCAGGGCATCGGTCAGGCCCTGCTGGAACACGCCGTGTATGATCCGGAAAGCTTCCAGCCGCTGACCTCCAGCCTGATCGACTACGCGGTGCCCAGGGCCGCCCATATCCCCGAATTCGATTTCTCCACGGTGGAAATCCCCTGCCGCACCCATCCCCTGGGCCTCAAGGGAGCCGGCGAGGCCGGGACCATCGGCGCGGCACCGGCGGTGATCAACGCCCTATGCAACGCCCTGGATATCCGCCATATGGACATGCCCGCCACGCCGCTGGCGGTCTGGAACATCCTCAACGGAAAGCTCGAATGA
- the cysQ gene encoding 3'(2'),5'-bisphosphate nucleotidase CysQ — protein sequence MTLPADLSPLLAPLEDLARRAGTVIMEVYDSADFAVRDKSDASPVTEADEKAEAIILPGLAALTPGVPVVAEESVAAGRIPEIGAGPFWLVDPLDGTKEFIKRNGEFTVNIGLIKDGVPVLGVVLAPARGELWSGTGASAFKEDAQGRRPIACRPLPATGAVVQTSRSHRNPEAMDTWLKQFPGATLGFAGSSLKFCLVAEGTADLYPRFGPTCEWDIAAASAVLLAAGGSVTTFDGTPMAYGKAPKFLNPDFIARGKA from the coding sequence ATGACCCTGCCCGCCGATCTGTCCCCGCTGCTCGCCCCCTTGGAAGACCTGGCCCGCCGGGCGGGAACGGTGATCATGGAGGTCTACGACAGCGCCGATTTCGCCGTGCGCGACAAGAGCGACGCCTCGCCGGTCACCGAGGCCGACGAGAAGGCCGAGGCCATCATCCTGCCCGGTCTGGCCGCCCTTACCCCCGGCGTGCCGGTGGTCGCCGAGGAATCCGTGGCCGCCGGACGCATCCCCGAGATCGGCGCCGGGCCGTTCTGGCTGGTCGACCCCCTGGACGGCACCAAGGAATTCATCAAGCGCAACGGCGAGTTCACCGTGAATATCGGCCTGATCAAAGACGGCGTCCCGGTGCTGGGCGTGGTGCTGGCCCCGGCGCGCGGCGAATTGTGGTCGGGCACCGGCGCCTCCGCCTTCAAGGAAGACGCCCAGGGCCGCCGTCCCATCGCCTGCCGCCCGCTACCCGCCACCGGCGCGGTGGTCCAGACATCGCGCTCGCACCGCAATCCCGAAGCCATGGACACATGGTTGAAGCAGTTCCCCGGCGCCACCCTGGGCTTCGCCGGCTCGTCGCTGAAATTCTGCCTGGTGGCCGAAGGTACCGCCGACCTCTATCCCCGCTTCGGCCCCACCTGCGAGTGGGATATCGCGGCGGCCAGCGCCGTGCTGCTGGCGGCGGGCGGCAGCGTCACCACCTTCGACGGCACCCCCATGGCCTATGGCAAGGCGCCCAAGTTCCTCAATCCCGACTTCATCGCCCGCGGCAAGGCATAA
- a CDS encoding hemerythrin domain-containing protein, with protein sequence MKLIDTLQDEHVLIDQMLGSLRTYVGGLVNGTADPDDGGRFAAFFTEFAGHFHHDREEGVFFEALVTEAELPGDRGPLYAVAHEHAEMGGWLREMTPLLEQRPQSEDDRVRLEALAIRYSHALWRHIDAENSVLYPEGAERLYRCGIRELPDRPMNDAEAAAREAGAALLLRYPPVEDVTFTRGDGCFMCRAYGETCDGFEAEWWTELEWEDEGDLSD encoded by the coding sequence ATGAAACTGATCGACACCCTCCAAGACGAACACGTGCTGATCGACCAGATGCTGGGGTCCCTTCGCACGTATGTCGGCGGACTCGTCAACGGGACTGCGGACCCGGATGACGGCGGACGCTTCGCCGCGTTCTTCACCGAGTTCGCGGGTCATTTCCATCACGATCGTGAGGAGGGCGTGTTCTTCGAGGCGCTCGTGACGGAGGCGGAACTGCCGGGCGACCGCGGGCCATTGTATGCCGTCGCGCACGAGCACGCCGAGATGGGAGGGTGGCTGCGCGAGATGACGCCGTTGCTCGAACAAAGGCCGCAATCCGAGGACGATCGCGTTCGGCTTGAGGCTCTAGCGATTCGCTACTCGCACGCGCTCTGGCGCCATATCGACGCGGAGAACTCCGTCCTGTACCCGGAGGGGGCCGAGCGGCTTTACCGGTGCGGCATTCGCGAGTTGCCGGATCGGCCGATGAACGATGCTGAGGCGGCCGCGCGAGAGGCCGGCGCGGCCCTGCTGCTCCGTTATCCGCCGGTCGAGGACGTTACCTTCACGCGCGGTGACGGTTGTTTCATGTGCCGAGCCTACGGTGAAACCTGCGACGGCTTCGAGGCCGAGTGGTGGACCGAACTCGAGTGGGAAGATGAAGGCGACTTAAGCGACTGA
- a CDS encoding GNAT family N-acetyltransferase yields MLIRRLYTHERAAYAAHLKRLSPEDRRLRFARSGVADQVIDDYVATIGADDLILAAFAEDELVGAAHVALTGSLAEVGVSVDEGHRTDGIGSKLLRQAAAFARNRRAEKLYTLCLSDNRSMVALARRSGMTVHFEGGEAEAFLELPPPDTVTVTEEISSGLFAVFHDWAEMMDSYSAMLVENSAVSPLLEATGLAKTA; encoded by the coding sequence ATGCTGATCCGCAGACTTTACACCCATGAGCGTGCCGCCTATGCCGCCCACCTGAAGCGCCTGTCGCCCGAAGATCGCCGCCTGCGCTTCGCCCGCTCCGGCGTGGCGGATCAGGTGATCGACGATTATGTCGCCACCATTGGGGCGGATGACCTGATTCTCGCCGCTTTCGCCGAGGATGAACTGGTGGGGGCCGCCCATGTGGCGCTGACCGGTTCGCTCGCCGAAGTGGGGGTCAGCGTCGACGAAGGCCACCGCACCGACGGCATCGGCTCCAAGCTGCTGCGCCAGGCGGCGGCGTTTGCCCGCAACCGCCGGGCCGAGAAGCTTTACACCCTGTGCCTGTCCGACAACCGTTCCATGGTCGCCCTGGCGCGGCGCAGCGGCATGACGGTGCATTTCGAGGGCGGTGAAGCCGAAGCCTTCCTCGAACTGCCGCCGCCCGATACGGTGACGGTGACCGAGGAAATCAGCAGCGGCCTGTTCGCGGTATTCCACGACTGGGCGGAGATGATGGATTCCTACAGCGCCATGCTGGTGGAGAACTCGGCCGTCTCGCCGCTGCTGGAAGCGACGGGGCTGGCCAAGACCGCTTGA
- a CDS encoding DUF2325 domain-containing protein, which translates to MCEQCHPALAEPTPEAPRHRARLWEIDNQWHCTIIGTSLSLGELKGVATRFKVQMRSARPGAYEIHTSMIHLASRERQVGKALTKLLDRKHAVAINRAKPLAGEDALTLWWEDALTRGDVASACWAVMSHPDTTDSLRNRVFGDIHMLSHQVGAAARADLRSIHQLEREKADLEAKVARQQDRLKGEIGRRNTEIRELRQLLDQEAAESRRLAHAADSAREMDRLHRALGEVHHLLEVETAFRQVAEDEARRLQAQARDRDAENERLQRDVRDMRDELAASESRLAATLAPAAEAGDGLGECDEDCARLDLCGRCILFVGGRNQHLPHFRRLVEEAGGTFTHHDGGFEESMGRLHSLFGRADAVLFPVDSVSHGAHDEVKRLCRRWEKPFVPVRRSGLGAFIRALSTVAEQ; encoded by the coding sequence ATGTGTGAGCAATGCCACCCCGCTTTGGCCGAACCCACGCCGGAAGCCCCCCGCCACCGCGCCCGGCTGTGGGAAATCGACAACCAGTGGCACTGCACCATCATCGGCACCAGCCTCAGCCTGGGCGAATTGAAAGGTGTGGCGACGCGCTTCAAGGTACAGATGCGCTCGGCCCGGCCCGGCGCCTACGAAATCCACACCTCCATGATCCATCTGGCCTCGCGGGAGCGGCAGGTTGGCAAGGCGCTGACTAAGCTGCTGGACCGCAAGCACGCCGTCGCCATCAACCGCGCCAAACCTCTGGCCGGCGAGGACGCCCTGACCCTCTGGTGGGAGGATGCCCTGACCAGGGGTGACGTGGCCTCCGCCTGCTGGGCGGTGATGAGCCACCCCGACACCACCGATTCCCTGCGCAACCGGGTGTTCGGCGATATCCACATGCTGTCCCATCAGGTGGGGGCGGCGGCACGGGCCGATCTGCGCTCCATTCACCAGTTGGAGCGCGAGAAGGCCGATCTGGAGGCCAAAGTGGCGCGCCAGCAGGACCGCCTGAAGGGCGAGATCGGCAGGCGCAACACCGAAATCCGCGAATTGCGCCAGTTGCTGGACCAGGAGGCCGCCGAGTCCCGCCGCCTCGCCCACGCCGCCGACTCGGCCCGGGAAATGGACCGGCTGCATCGTGCCCTGGGCGAAGTGCACCACCTGCTGGAAGTGGAAACCGCCTTCCGTCAGGTGGCCGAGGACGAAGCCCGCCGGCTGCAGGCCCAGGCCCGCGACCGGGATGCGGAGAACGAGCGCCTCCAGCGTGACGTGCGCGATATGCGCGACGAGCTGGCCGCCTCGGAATCCCGTCTGGCCGCCACTCTCGCCCCGGCGGCGGAGGCGGGCGACGGGCTCGGTGAATGCGACGAGGATTGCGCCCGCCTGGATTTGTGCGGCCGCTGCATCCTGTTCGTCGGCGGCCGCAACCAGCACCTGCCCCACTTCCGCCGGCTGGTGGAGGAGGCGGGCGGCACCTTCACCCATCACGACGGCGGCTTCGAGGAGAGCATGGGACGCCTGCACTCCCTGTTCGGCCGCGCCGACGCCGTGCTGTTCCCGGTGGACAGCGTCAGCCACGGCGCCCACGACGAGGTCAAGCGCCTGTGCCGCCGCTGGGAAAAGCCCTTCGTCCCGGTCCGCCGCTCGGGCCTGGGCGCCTTCATCCGGGCGCTCTCCACGGTAGCGGAGCAATAG
- a CDS encoding L-threonylcarbamoyladenylate synthase: MSPNTSAFILPAESAAIARAGRVLAEGGLVAFPTETVYGLGGDATSDSAVAAIFKAKGRPSFNPLIAHVCSLEQAAALVEITDSAHRLAERFWPGPLTMVLKRRADSPVSLLASAGLDSVAVRMPDHPVALALIKAAGRPLAAPSANRSGKVSPTRAEHVAQCLEGRIAMVLDGGPCRVGVESTVIDLSEDPPTLLRPGGITAEELEAVLGRPLRRSSETPDAPRSPGQLESHYAPALPVRLNAARAEPGEALLGFGPAPDCVLNLSPKGDLSEAAAHLFAMLRALDRPDYRGIAVMPIPERGLGLAINDRLKRAAAPRDGRK; this comes from the coding sequence ATGAGCCCGAACACCTCCGCCTTCATCCTGCCCGCCGAGTCCGCCGCCATCGCCCGCGCCGGGCGGGTGCTGGCCGAGGGCGGGCTGGTGGCCTTTCCCACCGAGACGGTGTACGGGCTGGGCGGCGACGCCACCTCGGACAGCGCGGTGGCGGCCATCTTCAAGGCCAAGGGCCGCCCCAGCTTCAATCCGCTGATCGCCCATGTCTGCAGCCTGGAGCAGGCCGCCGCCCTGGTGGAAATCACCGATTCCGCCCATCGCTTGGCCGAACGCTTCTGGCCCGGCCCCCTGACCATGGTCCTGAAGCGGCGCGCCGATTCGCCGGTGTCGCTGCTGGCCTCGGCCGGCCTCGATTCCGTGGCGGTGCGCATGCCCGATCATCCGGTGGCCCTGGCCCTGATCAAGGCGGCCGGCCGCCCCCTGGCGGCACCGTCGGCCAACCGCTCGGGCAAGGTCAGCCCGACCCGCGCCGAGCATGTGGCCCAATGCCTGGAAGGCCGCATCGCCATGGTGCTGGACGGCGGCCCCTGCCGGGTCGGGGTGGAATCCACCGTCATCGACCTGTCCGAGGACCCGCCCACCCTGCTGCGTCCCGGCGGCATCACCGCCGAGGAGTTGGAGGCCGTGCTGGGCCGTCCGCTGCGCCGCTCCTCGGAAACGCCCGACGCGCCGCGCTCGCCCGGCCAGTTGGAGAGCCACTACGCCCCCGCCCTTCCCGTCCGCCTGAACGCCGCCAGGGCGGAGCCGGGCGAGGCGCTGCTGGGCTTCGGCCCCGCCCCCGATTGCGTTCTCAACCTGTCGCCCAAGGGCGACCTGTCCGAGGCCGCCGCCCATCTGTTCGCCATGCTGCGCGCCCTGGACCGCCCCGATTACCGGGGCATCGCCGTGATGCCCATCCCCGAGCGCGGCCTGGGCCTGGCCATCAACGACCGCCTGAAGCGCGCGGCGGCACCGAGGGACGGACGGAAATGA
- the lptF gene encoding LPS export ABC transporter permease LptF → MMRQMAVGMIFVSAALACVLWLTQSLRFVEMIVNKGLSIGAFLKLTILLMPGFLVVIVPISLFAVVLFTYNRLIADRELVVLRAAGLSHLALARPAVILGLAVTALGYLLSCWIIPVTVRSFHEMQWTIRNDIGNVLLQEGLFNKFGEGLTIYVRSRTPNGELTGLLVHDRRHPQRPVTLMAERGALVYTEQGPRVLMSNGNRQEVTPGTGKLSLLYFDNYTVDFNTATGTKPDRFRDARERSTLELLSMDDSVENKSDLRRFKSELHSRLASPLYNLAFPLLAAAVLLTSGFDRRGQTMQVMVATALMVAVQALALGASNLSAGNLAFVPLIYIIAALPIALGLWVLARPPWPRRRTAPALGAA, encoded by the coding sequence ATGATGCGCCAGATGGCGGTGGGGATGATTTTCGTCTCCGCCGCGTTGGCTTGCGTCCTGTGGCTGACCCAGTCGCTGCGCTTCGTCGAGATGATCGTCAACAAGGGGCTGTCCATCGGCGCCTTCCTCAAGCTCACCATCCTGCTGATGCCGGGCTTCCTGGTGGTTATCGTCCCGATTTCCCTTTTTGCCGTGGTGCTTTTCACCTACAACCGGCTGATCGCGGACCGGGAACTGGTGGTTCTGCGCGCCGCCGGGCTCAGCCATCTCGCCCTGGCGCGGCCGGCGGTCATTCTGGGGCTGGCGGTAACGGCCCTGGGCTATCTGCTCAGTTGCTGGATTATTCCGGTCACCGTGCGCAGCTTCCACGAAATGCAGTGGACCATCCGCAACGACATCGGCAACGTGCTGCTGCAGGAAGGCTTGTTCAACAAGTTCGGCGAGGGCTTGACCATCTACGTCCGCTCGCGCACTCCCAACGGCGAACTGACCGGCCTGCTGGTCCATGACAGGCGCCATCCGCAGCGCCCCGTCACCCTGATGGCCGAGCGCGGCGCCCTGGTCTATACCGAACAGGGTCCCCGCGTATTGATGTCCAACGGCAACCGCCAGGAAGTGACGCCGGGTACCGGCAAGCTGTCGCTGCTTTACTTCGACAACTACACGGTGGACTTCAACACCGCCACCGGCACCAAGCCCGACCGGTTCCGCGACGCCCGCGAGCGCTCGACCCTGGAGCTGCTAAGCATGGACGACAGCGTGGAGAACAAGAGCGATCTCCGCCGCTTCAAATCCGAGCTGCATTCCCGCCTGGCCTCGCCGCTCTACAATCTGGCCTTTCCGCTGCTGGCCGCCGCCGTCCTGCTGACCTCCGGCTTCGACCGGCGCGGCCAGACCATGCAGGTGATGGTCGCCACCGCCCTGATGGTCGCCGTCCAGGCCCTGGCGCTGGGAGCCTCCAACCTGTCGGCCGGCAATCTGGCCTTCGTCCCGCTCATCTACATCATTGCCGCCCTTCCCATCGCCCTCGGCCTGTGGGTCCTGGCGCGCCCGCCGTGGCCGCGCCGCCGGACAGCCCCGGCCTTGGGCGCCGCGTGA